In Eriocheir sinensis breed Jianghai 21 chromosome 23, ASM2467909v1, whole genome shotgun sequence, a single window of DNA contains:
- the LOC127002554 gene encoding uncharacterized protein LOC127002554 yields the protein MVEKITLAVIKQDTKFRKPLPVGLKLAVTLRFLATGNSYTSLGFSFRTSTSAISLFVPLVCQALIDAYKPEVMRCPTTPEEWNEVAPQFSTRWNYHNCGGALDDKHVGIRKPDNAGSQYFNYKKFHSVILLALADAQYRFLYVDVGAEGGAGDAGTWSRCNLLIAIEKSRIGFPRGNKLPNDNIQVPFHIIGDDAFSLKTWLMKPFAHLSQVHHERVFNYRLSRARRVVENAFGLLQMRWRIFGTTINLRPTVVRVITLCACVLHNLILQHQPPVLHHIDREDQNYNLVPGSWKEQENLMQRLIAEQFVLAIELTPHVIKVSSLTQPPTHDLYDLCRVLTS from the exons ATGGTAGAGAAGATCACACTAGCGGTCATCAAGCAGGACACAAAATTTCGAAAGCCTCTTCCAGTTGGACTCAAATTAGCTGTGACACTGAGGTTCCTGGCAACCGGCAACTCGTACACCAGCCTTGGCTTCAGTTTCCGCACTTCTACGAGTGCCATCTCCCTGTTTGTACCTCTCGTCTGCCAAGCCTTGATAGACGCATACAAGCCTGAGGTCATGAGGTGCCCCACAACACCTGAGGAGTGGAATGAGGTTGCCCCCCAATTTAGCACAAGATGGAACTATCATAATTGTGGAGGCGCGCTGGATGATAAGCACGTTGGCATCAGGAAGCCAGACAACGCCGGTTCCCAGTACTTCAACTACAAGAAGTTCCACAGCGTGATACTCCTGGCCCTTGCTGATGCCCAGTACAGATTCCTGTATGTTGACGTAGGCGCTGAGGGTGGAGCTGGTGATGCTGGGACTTGGTCTAGATGCAACCTTCTCATTGCCATCGAGAAGAGTAGAATTGGATTTCCGCGAGGCAACAAGCTTCCCAACGACAACATCCAAGTCCCGTTCCACATCATTGGAGACGACGCCTTTTCCCTCAAGACGTGGCTGATGAAACCCTTCGCACACCTGTCCCAGGTTCACCATGAGAGAGTATTCAACTACCGGTTGTCCCGTGCTCGTCGTGTGGTGGAGAATGCCTTCGGCCTCCTGCAGATGAGGTGGAGAATTTTCGGGACAACCATTAATCTGCGACCCACAGTTGTCCGCGTCATCACCCTCTGTGCATGTGTTCTGCACAATCTAATACTCCAACACCAACCACCCGTACTTCACCACATCGACCGGGAAGATCAGAACTACAACTTGGTCCCGGGGTCatggaaagaacaggaaaacctCATGCAACGACTCATCGCGGAGCAG TTTGTGCTTGCCATTGAGTTGACGCCGCATGTCATAAAAGTATCCTCGTTAACACAACCACCCACACATGATCTCTATGACTTGTGTCGGGTGTTAACATCGTAG